The following DNA comes from Synechococcus sp. CC9616.
CTCGATGAACCTACTTTCGTCAAAGGTGAAGCTCCCGGCAATCAGCTGTCGTGCTCATTGCCATGGGGAGCGAATTCAACGATTGTGAGAATGGCTTGCCTGCTTTATGAGCATGTGGACTCCTGCCGTTCCAGCTGGATGCAGGATGATGAAATCAAAGCCTTGATAGAGTTCTGACTTGGTCAGAGAGGACATCGAAAGATGTTGAGCACTTTGCCTTCATCGGTTCTGATCTCACCGGTTTTGATGCAGCCTGCTTCTGAAGGCGGAACCCGTAAGCCGATGTGAGTTGTGTAGCTTTCGGAGCCCTCCGCCCCCGTGGCCAGCACAACGATGAAAGCTGCCATAGAGAGCAGAGCAGCCAGAAGCACTCGGATCATTACAGGAGTTGGGCGGTTCATTCTGGAGATGAAATCCGGTTGTTGTTATCGGCTTGATCACCCGGATAACAAATCAGCCCACATCGGAAAATGGTTGATCTAACATTAGGCGTCATACACAAAGATCTCAATTTCGAATTACCTGCCTATTTCAAGCATGGTTATTTGACGCTAAAGCTGAACATGAACGTCTTTTGTATCTGCACGATTTTTTGTAAACGCAACAGATAGAAAATTTGTTTTTAAATCCGAAGGACACGGCCTGTTTGTTGATTCACGAGACAAAAAGGAGTGTGCTTGCATCTCATCTACTAAGGGTTAGCCTTAGAAGACCTGATATTTGTTCGAATCTTAGACAAATCCCCAATCGCTTCTGAGGAGTTTTCGGTGATGAAGTGAATTATCTGTAAAAGACAGACGAAACAAGAGAGTCGCAGCGCGTCTCCCCTGTTTCGCTAGCCGTTGAGCTCACTCTTCGATTTCTTCCGCTCCACCTTCGGGAATCAGACGAATTGCTTTCTTGCCAAGCTTGATTTCAAAATTGTCGCCAGGCTTTAGATCAAGCATCGCTGTATAAGCCTTTCCAATCAGCAGGTTTCCGTTGCCTTGCACAGTGGCAACGTAGCTGAGTTTTCTGCCACCTTTGCCAACGCCAGCCTTGCCATCTGCAGCCAAAGTGACTCCCTTGGCTTCCAGGAGAGCTTCATAGAAGGCGGTGAAATTAAGTCGCTCTCCGCCGTCCTTCTTGGTGGAAACGTAGCCGCATGCTCTTACCAGGTCAGACTTGGAGACATCGCCTAGGTCTTTGACTTTTGAAAGAAGATCAGATCCTGTGAGCATTGACTTTGTTGAGACCAATCGATGGTCTCGTAACTCTGGCATACGTCAACTGCTGGCTGCGGATATTGATGTCGAGGCGATCATGACATCAGCAATACAAATTCGATGATAATAAAAGATGAGAAGGATGATGTGGCCAAAAGCCAAAGGCGGATATTTCGGGTCTTGTTAAAGGCCGCTTCTGCTAACGGGCAAGCCTGTCGGAGTGCAACGACTTGCTTTTAATGCTGATGAAACCTTTTGGAGGCTGTATTTGAGTCAAGAGCGCAAAAGGTGCCACCAGGGAGAAGTTTTTGTCGTTACGTCAGCCAAGAAAAAAAGCTTTGAGCTTGTAGACCCCTCACCGATGCCTGCAATGTCAAGACCTTACGGCTCACGACTCAGATCGATTCAAAGTATCCAAAAAAAAGGACGGGGTCCCATCCCCGCCCTTGAACCTGTCTTCTTCTCGCTCACGAGTGACGCTCAAAAGAGAGAAGCTGCAGCCCCCTCAGGCTGCTTTACATAATGTAACAGAGAGGACTGGCGGATGTTGTTTGCTCGCCATTCCCTAGTCAATGATTGGGTTTTGGGGGTCTCCGGTCTGATTCTGGGGGCTCAAGCAGCCCTTTGATCGGTGTGCCCTTGATTCTTCTTCGGGTCCACGGTTGTTCTGCATGCCGTCCATTGGTTGCAGGGCTGATGTTCCATTGACTTCTGCCGGATCTGGAGTGATGACCTCTGAGCCATCGGATGCCTTTGGGGGCGCAGGGATGGCTCAGTGAGATATGTACCGTCGCCAAGCTGTTCGCGGAATGACTGCCGAAGTTGTGAAGAGAGGCCGGGGAGTTGAGTCTGTAACGTCGCTAGCGACTTCTGAGTGATCATGCATGACCCTGCTTTTGGTTGCTGCAGGTTTCCTCGGCTTTTTATGGCTGACTCAAATGCTCGTGAGGAAAAATATGGAGGATGGAAGCAATCGCTGAATGAGTTGTTGAGGGCAGTTGCCGTCCAGCAAGCAGTACAGGTGCCCATGGACGATGAGGGTCAATTCGCAAGCCGAACCCAAGGATCTTTGATTTGTGCTGATCGGTAGCCATATTGTTTTTGTGAGGAAAAGCGCCTCACGGGGTGGAAACAAGGCCACACTCCCTAGAAGCGTTTTTGGAACCCCTGCCTTTGGCGGGGGTTTCTTTTTGTCTGTGGTCCAGGATTGAGGGGGTGTGTGATTCCGGTTTTGGCGCCACCCCCAAANNNNNNNNNNNNNNNNNNNNNNNNNNNNNNNNNNNNNNNNNNNNNNNNNNNNNNNNNNNNNNNNNNNNNNNNNNNNNNNNNNNNNNNNNNNNNNNNNNNNGATCTCGATGAACCTACTTTCGTCAAAGGTGAAGCTCCCGGCAATCAGCTGTCGTGCTCATTGCCATGGGGAGCGAATTCAACGATTGTGAGAATGGCGTGCCCGCTCCTGTAAGAACGTTCAGACCAAGAAGTTCTTGCTCAAATTGCTTTGTACGCCCGCCCTTGCTAAGAATGGTTCTCATCCTTGGCATTTGCGATGTCTGGCGGGCACGACCACGACCACGACCACGACCATGGTCATGATCATCACGGGCATGAGCACGGCGAAGAGCTTCTGGAGTTATCTCCAAAAAAACCCGTCAAGAAGAAAGCCCTGGATGCCGATGCCCTACTAATTCATGTAGATGGTCTTGAAGAGGGTACCTTCGCGATTGCCTCCAGTAAGAAGGAACTCAAGAAGCTGATGAAGTCCGACGCGGATGTTGTGTACGACGAGAAGAAAGGGAAGCTTTATCTGAATGACAATGGTGATTTGAAAGGCTGGGGTGGGAAGAAGGTTGGTGGTTTGCTAGCCACGTTCAAGAGCAAACCTGAGTTAGGTGCGGACCAATTCGAGGGATTGGAATCCTTCTCAGCCGATTCGCTGACTGGCGACCACGACCACGACCATGACGGTGGTGATAAGACATCGATGCAAACGATGTTTTCAAGTAAGTCGGCGGCGAAGGCGGCAGCAAAGGATTTTGGTTGCAAGGGTGCCCATAAACATGGAGACTCCTGGATGGTTTGTAATGACATGGCGGACATGACGATTCCAGCGGGAAATGACACTGAAGATGATCACTCTGGCCATGATCATTCCGGTCATGATCACTCTGGCCATGACCACGCCTCACATCGCATTGTTTAGGTTCGTTAATAGTAACGAGTTACTCCATTGTGTTGGATATTTCTATAGACAGTGTCTATAGAAATATCCCTTCAGTGATGGCAGGTTTTTTATGTTCCGTGCTCAATAGGGCATTGGATGGGAATGTTTAAGCTCATCACGTTCATCCCTGCTAGGTGGATGTCGGTCATGAACTATGACGATCTCCATGCTCGTGTTTCTAAGCGGCGCTTCAGTTGGGAGAACCTAAAGCCGCAAAGTCAGCTCCTCAAATTCCAGAAAACGCACAATAAAACTCTTGCCTACTGAGTAATGTTGCAGGATGTGGTTGATTCGACATGCTGAAGGCCTTGCATGCGTCAGATGGCTTCCTCTAAGGGATGGACTGAATTCTTCTTGCAGGGATCATCCTGGTTCCACGGCAAGACTCCCTTTAGAAGTTTTTTAGGGCCTTATCCAGGAGCGCTGATTTCTTTAAAATTGTTAGTTTGGCTTGCTCTCTACCCATCCGTGATGTCGCTCAGCTTGATCAGCGTTGACACACTTGGTTAATTGCTATTGGTCCTTAATATGTTAATTAGTACTGCAATCACTGTGGCTCTCGCCGGATGTCTACTTGTTCCGCTGTTGGCGAAGGCTTGCAAGAAATGGCTTCAAACACAATCGTACCGCTTCAATATGGCAGTGGGAGGCTCTATATTGGGCATACTTAAGGTTTCTGTGCCGTATTCAGTTCACCCAATCTCGTGAATTAATTGTCTCATTCCGCACTATAAATGCCAATGCTCAGAGCGCTTAACTGGCGATATATTTTCAATAAGGCTTGCATTTGTGATCAATAGTCTCCAGCAAGGTCGCTTGTAAGCTTGTTGCTCTTAACTCCCGATCAATAGCAATACAGGTTCACTCGGAACCGGCTATGGAGGAATGGAGCTTCATTAACGGTCGCGAGCTGGAGTGCGTTCACTTCTCAGGGCTTGAAGGCTTTAGTCTCCTGCCCGGTTGAAGGCGAGGGGTTGGACTCCTGAGGCTGATTCATCACAGCCACGCAAAGGCAGCCGAGCGGTTAACGTTCTGTAACATTATTGAATGGCTGGTGATGTCCACCTTTTTTCCCATTGCTTATGCCTTTGTCTTTGCCTGTCTTCTTGTTCAGATTTTTCAGTCAATGCGAAATTCTGCTAATCCAGGCCTGGCAGCCAGGAAGGACAGAACTGGCTTGAGAACTATTCATCCGGAATTATTGGACGAGAACGGCAACGTCACTGACGAAGAGCTTTGGTCAGTTAGGTTCGCTGATCCTAAAGAAGGCAAGTGGGCGCCAGAAGCTGGTTAGAAAGCTGGCTCTCGTTGAAAGTCCAGGGCGCTTAACCACTTAGAGAACTAGGTGTTTCAGTCAGGGATGGGTCAAGTCAGTTCAATAGCAGCTCTTCGACTGCTCGTTTACCAAAGTTCTGCTCGCCTCCAGAGAGCAAACACTTGAAGTTTCCAGGGTTTTGGCTCTCAGTGGCATAGCGATTTCATTCAAAAGGGATAGGGCAATGTACGTTTCGAAGATCATGGTCCAGACGCGAATGTCTGAAATGCTTGCTGCAATTTTGGGGTTTACGGAATCCTGGTTGTCACATGAGTTTGATGCTTGATCACGTTTGCCTCATTGATCCGTGACCAGATCTGTGGATTCATGGAACGCAGTGTTGTGGGCACTCTGGTTCGGATCATTGTTCAGGCCAAGGGTCATTGAATCGCTCCATTCCAGACAAACCACGGTGGCTGAAAAGATCATCAAGCTTATTACAGCGGTTGATATTGACCAACGCCTCTTTGGCTTCCTGAAAATTGTGCGCATAACCAATGTGAGCAACTATTTTAATGTTGCGTTGATAAAACCTTCAGAACCTCAACGCAGCAGGTGAAACGGCTGAGAATTGTCTTCGGGAGATCAATTTTGAGCCCACCTTCCAACAGGAACAGGGAGATATGGCTGCCTTTAGGCATGGGTCAGCCATCTCCTCGGACGATGCGACTCAGGTCCTGTTCTGCAAGTCTCAAATCGAGGTCGCTGATCACCAGTTCCGGTTTCTCGTCGACGGAGACGATCCAGCCCTTGATGAAATCCCCGTCGATAAAGCTGTGCCCACCCCATTGAAACGAGATCTCTGAGCTTGATGCCCCCTCAAGAATGATCCGGTCGATCGGATCGATCCCCATCACCCGATCCAGACCACGATCGTGGAAATGGCCTTCTCGTTGAATGCGGATCAGGTCCCTTGAGCCGTCCCTACAGCCCAGAAAGCTGTTGTTACCCAGTCCGCCGACCAGCGTGTCTTTCCCTGGGCCGCCGTCCAGGATATCGATGCCGTCGCCCCCGTTGAGAACATCATCTCCTGGTCCTCCGCGCAGCACGTCGTCACCGCCGAATGCGGCCAGGTGGTCGTCACCCGCGCCGCCGTGGACGAATTCGTGGACAGCTCGCTTGCGCTGTCGGCCTTTTGCGGTCTTGATCACATCAGAGCCATCGCTTCCTTGGAGTTGTCGCTGGGCACGCGCATGTTGGCGATTCCCCCCTTCTGAAACGCTGATGTTCTCAGCAAGGTTTTTGTAGCGGGGCTCCCACGTTTTCGGTTTGAACTTGC
Coding sequences within:
- a CDS encoding AbrB family transcriptional regulator is translated as MLTGSDLLSKVKDLGDVSKSDLVRACGYVSTKKDGGERLNFTAFYEALLEAKGVTLAADGKAGVGKGGRKLSYVATVQGNGNLLIGKAYTAMLDLKPGDNFEIKLGKKAIRLIPEGGAEEIEE
- a CDS encoding DUF2973 domain-containing protein produces the protein MSTFFPIAYAFVFACLLVQIFQSMRNSANPGLAARKDRTGLRTIHPELLDENGNVTDEELWSVRFADPKEGKWAPEAG
- a CDS encoding M57 family metalloprotease, translated to MTSYRSSFIVQTFQRLDRLLSVGFRFVKGSENANITIGQFDRYLSDAGSATVNSGGDPEKSNLLPTAFLRVKSQLRDQNSPEIFQGRWEHVVLHEIGHALGLEHPFDADDDDVYAKEFETSIDETKMAYGDSYNTWTYTSWYTDLDQHALVRLWGGKFKPKTWEPRYKNLAENISVSEGGNRQHARAQRQLQGSDGSDVIKTAKGRQRKRAVHEFVHGGAGDDHLAAFGGDDVLRGGPGDDVLNGGDGIDILDGGPGKDTLVGGLGNNSFLGCRDGSRDLIRIQREGHFHDRGLDRVMGIDPIDRIILEGASSSEISFQWGGHSFIDGDFIKGWIVSVDEKPELVISDLDLRLAEQDLSRIVRGDG